The following coding sequences lie in one Lelliottia jeotgali genomic window:
- a CDS encoding MFS transporter produces MFQRWLALVIIVLVYIPVAIDATVLHVAAPTLSMTLGASGNELLWIIDIYSLVMAGMVLPMGALGDRIGFKKLLMLGSLLFGLSSLAAAFAPSAAWLIAARASLAIGAAMIIPATLAGIRTLFVEARHRNIALGVWAAVGSGGAAFGPLVGGLLLEHFYWGSVFLINVPIVVVVVALAARFVPKQQGRPEQTLNISHALMLIVAILLLVYSAKTALKGTLSPVLVAGTLVTGAVLLFIFVRIQLRAREPMIDMRLFCHRIILSGVVMAMTAMIALVGFELLMAQELQFVHGFTPFEAGMFMLPLMVASGFSGPIAGVLVGKLGLRLVAAGGMGLSAVSFIGLSMLDFSTQQWHAWSLMVLLGFSAASALLASTAAIMAAAPKEKAAAAGAIETMSYELGAGLGIAIFGLLLTRSFSASIELPQGLNATLADKASSSIGEAVKVAQDLSPALAEATIQAAKTAFTTSHSVALGSAGAMLLILATGIWFSLAKVEQR; encoded by the coding sequence ATGTTTCAAAGGTGGTTAGCGTTAGTGATTATCGTGCTGGTCTATATCCCAGTCGCGATTGACGCAACGGTACTGCATGTCGCCGCACCGACGCTGAGTATGACGCTCGGTGCCAGCGGTAACGAATTGCTGTGGATCATTGATATTTACTCGCTGGTGATGGCGGGTATGGTGCTGCCGATGGGCGCGCTCGGGGATCGCATTGGCTTTAAAAAGCTGCTGATGCTCGGCAGTTTACTGTTTGGTCTGTCGTCCCTGGCCGCAGCCTTTGCGCCGTCCGCTGCCTGGCTGATTGCCGCACGCGCGTCGCTGGCGATTGGCGCGGCGATGATCATCCCGGCGACGCTGGCGGGCATTCGCACGCTGTTTGTCGAGGCGCGACACCGCAATATCGCATTAGGCGTTTGGGCGGCTGTGGGCTCAGGCGGGGCGGCGTTTGGCCCGCTGGTCGGTGGTTTGCTGCTGGAGCATTTCTACTGGGGTTCGGTGTTTTTGATCAACGTGCCGATCGTTGTCGTGGTAGTCGCCCTGGCCGCGCGCTTTGTACCGAAACAGCAGGGACGCCCGGAGCAAACGCTGAATATTTCTCATGCCCTGATGCTGATCGTGGCGATTTTGCTGCTGGTGTATAGCGCCAAAACGGCACTCAAAGGCACGCTTTCTCCCGTCTTAGTGGCGGGAACACTGGTAACCGGCGCAGTACTGCTGTTTATCTTCGTGCGCATCCAGCTGCGAGCACGCGAGCCGATGATCGACATGCGCCTGTTCTGCCACCGCATTATTCTGAGCGGTGTAGTGATGGCCATGACCGCGATGATCGCCCTGGTCGGATTCGAACTGCTGATGGCGCAGGAGCTGCAGTTTGTGCACGGCTTTACGCCGTTTGAGGCGGGCATGTTTATGCTGCCGCTGATGGTCGCCAGCGGATTCAGCGGGCCGATTGCCGGTGTGCTGGTGGGGAAACTCGGATTGCGACTGGTCGCGGCGGGCGGTATGGGATTGAGCGCGGTGAGTTTTATCGGGCTGTCGATGCTCGATTTCAGCACCCAGCAGTGGCATGCGTGGAGCCTGATGGTTCTGCTCGGGTTCAGCGCCGCAAGCGCATTGCTGGCCTCAACCGCTGCGATTATGGCGGCGGCTCCGAAAGAAAAAGCGGCGGCGGCAGGGGCGATCGAGACCATGTCCTACGAATTAGGCGCTGGGCTTGGGATCGCCATTTTCGGACTGCTGCTCACCCGCAGTTTTTCGGCGTCCATCGAATTGCCGCAGGGGTTGAATGCGACGCTTGCCGACAAAGCCTCGTCGTCGATTGGTGAAGCGGTGAAGGTTGCGCAGGATCTCTCGCCAGCGCTGGCAGAAGCAACCATCCAGGCCGCGAAAACAGCATTCACCACTTCACACAGCGTCGCGCTCGGCAGCGCAGGTGCGATGCTGCTGATACTGGCGACCGGGATTTGGTTTAGCCTCGCGAAGGTGGAGCAGAGGTAA
- a CDS encoding nitrate-nitrite transporter NarU: MSPKSEKNNHYLLNNWKPENAAFWENKGKHIARRNLCISVACLLLAFCVWMLFSAIAVNLNKVGFNFTTDQLFMLTALPSLSGAILRVPYSFMVPIFGGRYWTIFSTVILIVPCVWLGIAVQNSATPYWVFITIALLCGFAGANFASSMGNISFFFPKAKQGSALGINGGLGNLGVSVMQMVAPAVIFLPMFAFLGVHGVPQEDGSVLSLANAAWIWAPLLLIATLAAFFGMNDIASSKASIASQLPVLKQPHLWLLSLLYLATFGSFIGFSAGFAMLAKTQFPDVNILHLAFFGPLIGALARSAGGVVSDKLGGVRVTLVNFILMAVFSALLFLTLPGSGSGNFTAFYLVFMGLFLTAGLGSGSTFQMIAVIFRQITIYKVKLHGGTEEQAQQEAVSDTAAALGFISAIGAVGGFFIPKAFGTSLALTGSPVGAMKVFLVFYIVCVFVTWLVYGRRQKHVKS, translated from the coding sequence ATGTCACCAAAAAGTGAGAAGAATAATCATTATCTTTTAAATAACTGGAAACCTGAAAACGCGGCATTTTGGGAGAATAAAGGCAAACACATCGCGCGACGAAATCTTTGTATATCTGTCGCATGTCTACTACTGGCCTTTTGCGTGTGGATGTTATTTAGCGCTATTGCGGTCAATCTTAATAAAGTCGGGTTTAATTTCACAACAGATCAGCTTTTCATGTTAACCGCTTTACCTTCCCTATCTGGTGCAATATTACGCGTACCCTATTCCTTTATGGTGCCGATATTTGGTGGCCGTTACTGGACAATATTCAGCACCGTGATATTGATTGTTCCCTGCGTGTGGCTGGGGATTGCGGTGCAAAACAGTGCCACGCCGTACTGGGTGTTTATCACCATCGCCCTGCTGTGCGGATTTGCCGGAGCAAACTTTGCATCCAGCATGGGCAACATCAGTTTCTTCTTCCCAAAAGCCAAACAAGGCAGCGCGCTCGGGATTAACGGCGGGCTGGGCAATCTGGGCGTCAGCGTGATGCAGATGGTCGCCCCGGCAGTGATTTTCCTGCCGATGTTCGCGTTTCTCGGCGTCCACGGCGTACCGCAGGAGGACGGCTCGGTGCTGTCGCTTGCCAATGCCGCGTGGATTTGGGCGCCTCTGTTGCTGATTGCGACTCTCGCCGCCTTTTTCGGCATGAACGATATTGCCAGTTCGAAAGCGTCCATTGCCAGCCAGTTGCCGGTACTGAAACAGCCACACCTGTGGCTGCTGAGCCTGCTCTATCTGGCGACATTCGGCTCGTTTATCGGCTTTTCGGCGGGCTTTGCGATGCTCGCCAAAACGCAGTTTCCGGATGTGAATATTCTCCACCTCGCCTTCTTCGGTCCGTTAATTGGCGCGCTGGCGCGTTCGGCGGGCGGCGTGGTGTCGGACAAACTCGGCGGCGTGCGCGTGACGCTGGTCAACTTTATCCTGATGGCTGTCTTCAGCGCCCTGCTGTTTCTGACGCTTCCTGGCTCCGGTTCCGGGAACTTTACCGCCTTTTATCTGGTATTTATGGGCCTGTTCCTGACGGCCGGTTTAGGCAGCGGCTCGACCTTCCAGATGATTGCCGTCATCTTCCGCCAGATAACCATCTACAAGGTGAAACTGCACGGCGGCACCGAAGAACAAGCCCAGCAGGAAGCCGTTTCCGATACCGCTGCGGCGCTTGGATTTATCTCCGCCATCGGTGCCGTAGGCGGCTTCTTCATTCCAAAAGCGTTCGGCACCTCGCTGGCGTTGACCGGTTCGCCCGTCGGCGCAATGAAAGTCTTCCTCGTGTTTTATATCGTCTGCGTGTTTGTCACCTGGCTGGTCTATGGCCGCCGACAGAAACACGTCAAATCATAA